Below is a window of Desmonostoc muscorum LEGE 12446 DNA.
ACGACTAACCACCGAAAAGTGACTTCCAAATACAAAAGTATTTTTTGTAGGGTGGGCATCTCGCCCCGCCCGTAACAAAGGGCGGACAAGATGTCCACCCCACAAGATTAGATAATTTGGCAATAATTTTGTGGCTTACCCAAGCTTGGGATTAGTCGCTGGTGTCACCTTGAAGGTGGCGATTTTCCAAGGCTGTATCGTCAAGATTTGTTGCTCAGATGAGAATTCAGGAGCAGTATCAGCAGAACGCTCTAACAAATCTACCGTACTTTTGAGACGAAATCCTAGATCGCTTTGCAAAGATAACTCGGCTGTTTCTCCGTGACATTCATAACACCGCAGAATTAATTGCTCTGGGTCATCTTCTGCTGGCTTTAAAGCCATCAAAATCAGATTTTCAGATGATAAATTTAAAAAACTTGCTCCGTCGGGGGTCGGGAGTGGGGAGTGGGGAGTGGGGATTGGGGACTGGGGATTGGGGAGTGGGGACTGGGGAGTGGGGAGTGGGTTTAGTATCACTTGTAGGGGTGTATTCAATTCATAGCCATGCCGTACTGTGTGGGCTGATTCCCAGCTGTTTGTGTGGGGATACAAGGCATACGTAAATTCATGCAAACCTCGGTCAGCTTCTGGGTCTGGCCAATTGGGACTGCGTAGGAGTGTGAGACGTAATTGATTTTGTTTGGCATCGTACCCATATTTACAATCATTTAGTAAACTAATTCCGTATAAACCCTCGTTTATCTCGCCTGTTAAATCAGCCCAACGCAAGGCCGGGACTTCCCATTTTGCTTGTTCTGCGGGGGTTTGTGGTTTAGTTGGACGGCGAATTGCGCTACAGGGAATTTCGTAGGTGGCGAAGTCTGCTTCAATATTCAGAGGGAAAGCAGCTTTCACTAATACTTGATTTTCTTGCCAGTTAACTTGAGAGTAAATTTTCAGCAGAGGTGAACCGGCTTGCAGAATATAATCTTGGCAAAATTCTGATTCGCCCAACTGACGCACTACGCGCACACGATTTTGTACCGCGCCTTGTTCTACCCACTCAATAGATAGAAGATTTGTTGGGGGTAAGGGATGTTGGGCATAATTGGGGTCTATATTCCAAGCATCCCAATATTGACCGCTGTCTTTAAAAGCTTGCAGTTGATTCCCCGCACCACTCAAAACTTCCCGTTGATAAGTTTTATCAAAAACACTTGATAAATCTCCGGTGTCAGGATTGACGATAACTCGGAGGAATTCATTTTCTAAAATCCATTCTGGAGGTGGGGGGGATGAGGGAGATGAGGGGGATGAGGGGGATGAGGGGGAAAGCCAGAAGAGGCGGTAGCCTACGGGTGGGATGTCGGGGGCGAGAAATAGTAGGGTTGATGGTTGAGATAATTGGGAGACAAGCAATTTACCAGAAGCATCGTAAATCTGCCATTGCTGGGTAGTTGTTGCGGGTGTGGGTAAGGTGATAGAAACTACCTCAGAACGCTGCCAATTGAGAGAATTGAAGATGAAAATAGGTAAACTATTGGGTTTTGGTGGTTGTGGTAAGGTAATGTGAGATGCGATCGCCAGCAATGATTCTTGTAATATCTTCGTTCCCACTTCTTCGACTTGCTGCCATTCCGGCAAGGCATCCAGATAAACTTGGGTAATGGAAGAACCAGGCAAAATATCATGAAACTGTTGAAATAACACCTGTTTCCAAGCTGCTTCAATTTCGGCTTTGGGATATGTCACACCACAGCTAATATTTGCCAAAGTTGCAAATAGTTCAGCTTCATACAACAAACCTTCACAGCGTCGATTCCAACGTTTTTGATCTGCGTGGGTAGTGTAGCAGCCACGATGAAATTCTAAGTATAGTTCGTCATTCCAAGTGGGGAGATGAGGGGATGAGGGGGATGAGGGGGATGAGGGAGATGAGGGAGAATAATTAGTGCTGACTCCTGAATTCTGACTCCTGAATTCTGAATTCTGAATTCTGAATTCTGATTGGATTTGCTGTAAATACTTTTCGGCGGTGGTAAATTCTAAGTCTGGGAAGAAGGGGGATTTTTGCCAGCGTTGGGCGGTTTCTAACATATCACGGGTGGGACCGCCGCCGTGGTCGCCGACGCCGGGAAGCCAGAGAGATTCTGGTAAATCAGTTTGGCTTTGCCACTCTAGGGCGTATGATGCCATTTTAATTGGGTCGATCGCTTCACCGATGGATGCAGACATGAAACTAAAGACTTCGCTGCCATCAGGCGATCGCCACCAAAAAGCACCATAATCAAATTTAGTAGTATCATTCCACCGCAACTTTTGGGTGACAAAATACTCAATTCCAGCATTGGCGAAAAACTGCGGTAAAGTTGCACAAAAACCGAAAGAATCCGGAACCCACACCACAGTGGAAAGCTTGCCAAATTTTTGTTGTATGTATCGCTGACCATACAATAGCTGACGCACAATCGATTCACCAGCAATCAAGTTCAATTCTGGTTCTACCCACATTCCGCCGACAACTTCCCACCTTCCGGCTGCTACTTGTGCTTGAATTGCGCTAAATAAATCCGGGCGATGTTCCTCAACCCAAGCATAAAGCGCCGGAGTCGAATGACAGAAAATTAATTCCGGAAAATCTGCTTGCAACTTCAAAACCGATTCAAAAGTGTTTTGGGCTGCATTCCAAGTTTCACTCACAGGCCACAACCATGCTAAATCTAGATGAGCATGACCCAGCAGGAAAATTTTAGATTTTAGGTCGCACCTTTGGTGCGCTGAAAGCCCAACTTGGATTTTGGATTGAATTAGATTTTGCCTTAACGACTTAACCAACTCTCCCCACTCTGCGTCCTTGGCGTCTTGGCGGTTCGTTACCTCCCCCACCGCCTCCACCAAAACATCCAACTTTTCTGGTGCAAACTTTTGCAAATAAAGTTGTAAAATAGCCAACTCATCAGCCACAAAACCCGGATCGGGATTATTATCATCATTAGACTCATAGATAAGGAGCGATCGCACTAAAGCACCATCACAATGTCCCGGACTCACTAACCGCAAAGCAACAATAAATTCTTCCCCTGGCGTCACTCCCCGACTCAAAAGCACTCTCGGCGAAGAATCAAATAAATCACCCTCCAGCGCTAACTTCCCATTCACATAAATTTCAGCAGCATCAGCCCACCAAACTAACGCCAGTCGCAAAGATAACCCCGCTAACGGATAACCCTGTAAATCTTGGGGAAGCACCAACTTTTGTACTAGCCACAGCACTTTTTTCCCGCCTGTCCAAGCAATATGTTCTTTAGCATTCAACTCGACAGGTTGCCAATCAGACAAATCAGAAGGTGGAACATCAGTAATTCTTTCCTCAGATTCCCGGTATAACCAGGTAGACTGGAGATTAACTTGAGAAAAAGAGCGCAGTTGCTCAATTGCTTGTGAGATTAAATTGGTCTGAGATTGAGGGATAATTGGGGTCATATTTTCGCTAAAATGAGGTCACACAATCATTAACAGTTTGTGGTTTTTATCAAGGAGAATTCAGAACTCAGGAGTCAGAATTCAGTATAAATTGTAGTCATCTTCCTTATTAAAACTCTATTCCTTTATAGTTAGAATATTCACCAATTCTGAATTCTGAATTCTGACTACTGACTGCTGACTCCTGTTTATTGTTTGGCGGGAGTCTCAGAACTAAACAAGACTCGAACTAAAAAATTACTATTATGTCTTCTGGTTCCTCTGGTCGTTATCAAAGCAGACTATTTAATTTTGTCCACCAGCAATCTCGGCGGTTGACACAACAGTGGGAATACACCTTCCGGCATTTACAAGTTGCCACTAAGTGGGGTGTGGAATTACTACTTTACCCAGTGTATCTACTGCTTCAGTCATCTGAATCAGATGCTAAAACGTTACACACCAAAGAACCACAATCCCGGCTCAACTTACCATCAAATGATACCGATTTTCAGCCAGAAATTGATCTAAGTGTTGATACTCCTATTGAAAATGTATTAGAGACAGTTTATTATCTGTCATCCCAAGAGGCGATTGCTACTCCTGAAAAAACCTCTCAACCTTTCAATTCTTTGGGTTTTTTGGGATTTTTCTGGCAAAAATCTATACCTAAAAACTCGACAAATAACACTAACATTATTCATTCCTCAACTATTACAGACAATTCAGCCGCAAGTATCGAATCTTCACAGCCAGAAAATGCTCTCAAGCGGCATCTTGCAGTTGTGCGGGGAATTGCCACAAATTTGCTGAATCTGAATTTGGTACTTGTTACCACTGAAAATGAAATTCTCGATATTTTGACACCCCAGCAGCAGGCAAAATTAGAAGACAGAATTATTAGTGAAGTTGCTAATTACTGGCAATGTTGGCGATTGGCTGAAGCTAAAAAAGAAAAAGAATTATTACCTAAAATTGACAGTTTATTAGCAAAACTTACTGGGAAAGATACAGTCAAGATTCCAATATTAGCCCAGGGAATATCGAACAATTTAGTTGATTCAAGTAAAATATTCACATTTTTAGATTTAGCCATTGCCAAAGTAGAATCAAATGCTTTAATCCCCGTTCAACAACGTAGCCAAGAAATTGTCCAGACTGCCCAAACTCAGTTAAATATATTTATTTATGGCAAAGAACAGTTAACTGCTAAGGGAGAAATTGCAGTCAATCCTGACAATTTGGAAACTCATACATTGAATTTTCAGGCTTTAATTGAAGCAGCGCTTAATTACTTTTTTGGCGTTGGTACTAGAAAAACACTTGAGTCAACAACTGCTGATGAGCAATCAAGTAGAGTATTATTTCATCGCCCAAAAAAAGCTTTATCTGAAAGCCGTGAGTTGCAAAACCAAGATTTAACTGATGATCCTTGGTTAGCGTGGGGTGATTTGTTTGGTGACACCGAGACACTTGCAGACAAGCCAATTACGCTTTCTGAAAACACAACTCCTGCTTTAGCTTCAAGTTTATCAACAGGACTTTCTTGGCCAAAGAATTGGACTCCACAACAGCCGAAAGCCAAATCTGATTTAGTACAAAGGAAAAAAACAACCCGTCATCTCGCCTCAATTCCTAAAACGTCTGCAAAAGTTACCTCTGTCAAACAAACTGAAGGGATTATTTCCCAATATAATAGCGAAAATCATAAAGGGGAAATTTTTCAACAGCAGTTTTATCAAAGCACTGAAGTTGAAGCACAGCCAGACTGGATAGAAACCAAAGTAACTGCAACAGGTTATGAAAAGCACCCCCTAGAGAAAGTTTTGGAATGGCTTGATTTTGTTATGCTTTGGTTAGAAGAGATATTTGTTAAAACTTTTCAGTCGTTACAACGAGTGTGGCAAGGTAAATAATAGGTAAGAATTCAGGAGTCAGAATTCAGAACTCAGAATTCAGGAGTCAGAATAGTTCAAGAATCAGAACTTGATTTTTTTAAGCTTATTAAGCTTGGGTATCAAAGTATTCTGAATTCAGAATTGTGTATTCTGAATCCTTATGTTGTTAGTGGTTTAATGAAGTGAAAATTATTGTTTATTGTAAATATTTCAATTTCCAAAATCCACTAGAGAAACCAAAAATTGAAACGTTTCTAGTTGATGTATCTCAAATTCCTCAAGTAGGTGAAACAATTGTTGTTGAGAGAATTTCAGCCCAAAAACAGTTTGTGATTATTTTTGAATACATTGTGACAGCAGTTCAGTTTAACGCTTCTAAAGAATCGGCTGATTCAGCAGATGCTCAAGTAAGCGCATTTTTAAACCACTGTTGGGAAGGAACGTCAAATTTCAAAATTACGAACTTTTTAGAGAAGTAATTTTTCACCACAACATGTGATTGAGAAAATAATGTAACAGTTTTAATCCTGTTGGTTCCTGATAATTAGTTGGTAACAGAGAAAGCATTGCTTTCTCTAGAGTTTCCAAAGCTACATCTACTTCCTGTCGCTTTGGCCTGGTTGTTGAGGGAAAGTGTAACGGTTCACCCACCCGTATAGTTAACTTTTTTCTCAAATAAAGGTCATGAGTTCCAATCAGTGCAACTGGAATAATCGGTACGCCACCACGCAAGGCATAAATTATAGTCCCACGCTTTAACGGCAGATGCAACTGAGCTTCAGCAGTTCCCAATCGTCCTTCGGGAAACAGAATCATCCCATCGCCACGAGCCAAAATTGATAAAATAATTCGGTCTATCTGTCGCAATGTCTGTATATCTTCGCCTGTGGGTACTGTTTGTTCAATTGCTGCGGCTAGCTCAACTAAATCTTCTCTTCCTGCTTTAGCCGCTCTCATCACAGCTACTTCTTCTTTCCACACCCGTTTTAAAGGAATTACACCTCCTGCAAAACCCAGGATGAAGCGCTTCCACCACTTATTATAAAGAGTACGAGCATCCCCCAGAATATAGTAATAAGGTTGGGTGGGAAGTTCCGCTAACAAAAGTAATGGATCGATATGGTGGAGATGGTTAACTGCTAAAATTGCTGGTTGCTGAGGTATTCTTTCACCGTTTTCGACCTGGACTTGGAAAAGAGTATGCATGAGCGATCGCATTATAAACCGACGCAGCCCAGGATTAGCTCTAGGTTCAGAATTCTCTTGATTAATGGCGTCAAGATGATTCAGAGTTTCCTCAATGATTTGGCGAACAGCGCGATCGCCAGCCGCGGCTACACCCTCTTTTACCCGCTCAATGGTAGCATCAGTCAGGGGTGGTAAAGTTTCTGATTGGGTATTATTTTCTTGCTGATGACTCGATGTCAAAAGATTTTGGATTTTAAATTTTGGATTTTGGATTCACCGCATCGATAAACGGATGGCGGTTTTGTCTGTTTTCATCCTAGCAGAATCTCTAAAAAATCAAGCTACTACAGCACGACGTAAATAAACCAACCATTTGAAATGTCTCAAACCCTTATCAACAGGTAATTACGAATTACGAATTACGAATTACGAATTACGAATTACGAATTACACCTTGCGGTACTAGTGTCATCTTGTTCAGTAAGTCCCGTTGAAGATAGTAATTCTTCCGAAAGCTGGAAGCGATTTTCTTTACAATATACCTTGATAAACTATTACTTAATTGGGAAAAAGCGTAACAAATTAATCTGATGAGCCACCATAAAGAAGGTACATTTCAAGGTGTTGGGAAACTAGAACTGTATTACCAAAGTTGGTATCCAGAGGGGAAGGTGAAGGCGATATTAGCGATCGTACATGGATTGGGGGCGCATAGCGATCGCTACGATAACGTAACTCAGCATTTAATACCCAAGGAATACGCTGTCTACAGTTTTGATTTGCGCGGTCATGGACGTTCACCAGGTCAGCAAGGTCACATTAATAGTTGGAGTGAGTTTCGTGAAGACCTGCGAGCTTTTTTAGAGTTCATTAAAACCCAACAGCCAGGAAGCCCAATTTTTCTTTTAGGTCATAGCTTAGGCTCAGTAATTGTCTTAGATTATACTCTGCGTTATCCCCAGGAAGCATCTGCATTACAAGGTGTAATTACCTTAGCACCGGCTCTCGGAAAAGTTGGGGTGTCAAAAATTCGGTTACTCATAGGAAAACTGCTCTCACGAGTCTGGCCGCGTTTCACCTTGAATACCGGGCTTGATGTTTCTGCTGCTTCGCGGGACGAGAAAATTTTAGCAGCCTACGCCCAAGATTCCTTGCGCCATACTAGAGCCAGCGCCCGTTTAGCTACAGAATTCCTGACTACTGTTGATTGGGTTAATGCCCACGTTGCTGATTGGCAATTACCATTGTTGATTCTCCACGGTGGAGCAGACCGAGTAACTCTACCTGAAGGAGGGAAAATTTTTTGTCAGCGGGTGAGTTGCCCGGATAAACTGAGAATCGAGTATCCAGGTGCTTATCACGAGCTTCAAAATGACCTGAATTATCAAGAAGTACTGGCTGATTTAGAAAATTGGTTGGAGCGACATTTACCATGTCAGACAGCACTGGGAGGAGAAAGCGCTAAGTCAGAGTTTCCTGGTTCTTAGCTTGGAGTACATGACACTTGATTACTGGTAAACAGTAGAGTCAGTTATTTAAATTATCTGAAAAATATGTTGCAGAGGATTGAGAGTTTTTCACAGCCAAGATAGGTTCTCCCTTAACTCCTCCACGGGTAAGAGTACAAATTTTATAAAGGTTTTCACACTCAAAGATTGCCAAAACTAGCTCTTTTCCTGTTTGGTAAGGCGATGGTAAAGGTTTACCCACCTCGCATTCCATATTAGTTTCATTGTCACACCACTGTAATTTCCAAATACGCTTTTCGGTTATGGGTGCTTGTAGAGACTGAGCAAGAGCGTTATACACCTGTTCAGCTTTCACATCATCCTTGGCTGCTGGAACAAAAAACTTCATAGGCTTTGATTACAAATAACGTGGGTTTCATTAGCACCAGCGTAACGCACTATTTATTTTGAGAGTCTAGTGTGTGTATGTCGTCAATGAGAAACTATTTTACCTACCCTGCTGCAAACTCAGTAAACTTCCGTTTGTAGGGAGCGTGAAAACCTAAAACAATATCTTGTTTTGGTACTCCAGCAGTTACTAATTCATTAGCTACTCCAACCTCCGTTCCATCTCGCTGAATCCAAATTTTGCCATCTTTAATATCAACATGGATGATGCAACCATATACCCGCCTCAGTTCTTCCCATCCCAAATGAATAACTTGGTAATGGTCGCGGTCTGTATCAAAAATTAGCTGTATTTCTGTATCATCATTTGAATGGTGAATTGAATGACCTTTGAGGATTCTCTGTACTAATTCACGGTAGTTTATTCCTTCCATAGTAAAACCTCTTTTTTAATTGGTTCAAAAATTAGAAGCTTGAGCCTATGTTCAGCAATTATCTCTTGAATAAACGGTCGAACAAAAAAATCTTGATAAATATCTTCAGAAATTGCCAAGTATAAAACTCTATCAGGATGCTTTTTGCGTAATGCTGAACGGTACGTGAGCGTCTGACCAAGAGCTACATAAAAATCACTAATTTCTGATGCACCAATGAAAGACTTAATCTCAACTGCGATTTTTTGACCAGCTTTTTGAGCAGCTAAAATTCTTTCTGCTCCCAAGTCTACATAAAACTCTATTTCATCAACTTTAATCGATAGAGGGTCATGGGTAATTGTCCAATTATCTTTTTCTAAAGCTGAACGAACAGCATTGTGAAAAATGTCTTTAGCTGACATAAGATGATTATAAATATATTCACTGGCAGTTTTTGTTGGCAGCAACTAGAAAAGCTCTACTAAAATCAGCAGTTTGTTTTGGTACTTTTAGACTAAATATTGTAGCAGGGTAACCTAGTATATCCCAGTAGGAAAATTTTCCGCTGTCTATCTTTGTTAGCCCACTTGTGGAGGTATTTCATATTCGTAGCGAGAGACCAAAAAATCACCAACTTGTCTGTCGCTGTGATAGCGGAAACCAAAGCTTTCATATACTGCTCTCAGGCGTGGACGCGAAGCATCGCAATCCAAACGTAAGTAAAGTTTACCAAGTGTTTGCGCGTGTTCAATAGCCCAAGTGAGTAACGCTGAAGAGACTTTACCGCCAGAATAAAATCGTCGAACTGCAAGGCGATGTACGAATGCTGACTCTTGTTGAGAAATGTCCGGCCAGAAAAGAAAATCTTCTAGCTGAAACTTGATTGTACCAGCTGGTTCACCTGCCCACTCAGCAATGAAAAACAATCCATTAGCAACATCTTCAGATATATTTTCTGGTGAAACTTCACTATCACGCCACAGAGGTATACCACGCTGCTGGAGCCACAAAGCTGCTTCTAACAAAATATCCGAGACTATAAAGGTATCTTGTATGGTTGCTTGGCGAATTGAGATGTACATTTAGTTATTAATTGTAGATGTAATTGAACGGCAGTAAAATTTGACAAACATTAGTATAAATGTTGGGTTGCATTTAGCTGCAACCAATATGCAATTTACTTACCAATACAAAACTTACTAAAAATTCTATCTAAAATCGATTCCGTAACTTCTTCTCCAGTAATTTCTCCTAGTGCTTGAATTGCACCCCGTAAGTCAATTGTCCAAAAATCAAGAGGTAACTGCTGCTCAATAGTTGCTTGTACCTGTTCCAAGGAAATTTTAGCTTGAGTTAAAGCTGCTGCTTGCCTTTGGTTAATGGCTAAATCCATATCAGCAGCTTTAACTTTGCCAGTTTGAATTATCTCTAAAATAGCTGTTTCTAAAGCATCAATCCCTTGATTTTGGGAAGCGGCTGTGAGAATTTTGGATTTTGGATTTTGGATTTTAGATTGAAGAGTTTTTCTTTGGGTTTGTTCTACTAAGTCGATTTTGTTAATTACTAGAATTAAAGGACGATGTTGCACTTGTTGGTAAATTTCTTCATCGCCTTCTGTCCACCCAGCAGCGGCGTCAATGGTGAGCAAGACTAAATCAGCTGCATTTGCCGCACGGCGCGATCGCTCGACGCCAATTTTTTCTACTTGGTCTGTTGTTTCCCGAATCCCCGCAGTATCTAGCACTTGCACGGGAATTCCGCCCACAACTAGCTGGGATTCCACCACATCGCGGGTTGTGCCTGGTAAGTCTGTGACGATGGCGCGATCGCTCCGGCTCCAAGCATTCAATAAACTCGACTTACCCACATTCGGACGCCCGACAATTGCCACTTTTAAACCAGTGCGTAGCAACTCACCTTTATCTTTGGTTGCCAATAACCGAGAAATTTCTGCGGCAATTTTCTCAATTTCTGATATGATTACTTTATCATCCAGCGGAGGAAGGTCTTCCTCAAAATCAATTCGAGCTTCGATTTCTGCCAAAATATCCAAACAGTTAGCGCGTAACTGCCGGATCGGCTGAGCTAATTTTCCCTGTAAACCAGCTAAGGCAGTTTGGGCAGCTTGGGGCGATTTAGCACCCACCAAATCAGCAATGCCTTCAGCCTGAGTTAAATCCAATCGCCCATTCAAAAAGGCACGGAGGGTAAATTCTCCCGGTTGGGCTAATCTTGCACCAGTTTCCAAACACAGTTGTAACACCTGCTGCACTGCCATAATTCCCCCGTGGCAATGGAATTCCACCACATCTTCACGGGTGTAAGAACGTGGTGCTTTCATGATTAGCAACAAAGCTTCATCCACCAGTTGTTGTGTTTGGGGATGGCGAATATAACCGTAGAGAATCCGGTGAGTTTGCCAAACTTGTCGCCCTGGTGTGTGAAACAGAGTTTGGGCGATGGACATTGCTTGGTCACCGGATACCCGCACAATACCAACGCTACCCTGTTGGGGGACAACAGCAGTGGCGATCGCGGCTATAGTTCCAGTAGTGGCAAAGAGTTCGGACATGAGCGTTTTATATGAGAGTGAGGAGTTAGGAGTTAGGAGTAAAAATCATAACTCATAACTCCTCACTCCTAACTCATAACTTCCTAAATGGTAAGTATTTAGACCGTTGGGATGGCAACTGGCAAGGTAAAATTTATCTGGAAGCTAATGTTTGAAAGTTAAGAAGTTAGGAGTTGAGATTATAACTCATAACTTTAAAAGAGAGGAATTTACTGTGGAGCAAAAAATTAACTGTGCTGTAGCCTGTGTTAACGGCTGCGTTTTAGGGGATAAATGCCCCAATCTTGAGTTTAGAGAAGCAGCTGCCAAATTTGTTGAAGAGACTTCTTTAGACAAAATGTTGGAAATGGCTGAAGAACGTCTGCGGAAAAAAATGACGGAACCGCCAAAATGGGTTTTTCCTGAAGATCCGTAGCACTGGGCTAATCAATTTTGGATTTTGGATTGCGGATTTTGGATTGAAATATATTACTCTAAGGGATTGAGGATTTTAAATTTTTGATGCAACGATTTGTTCCACAAACTAGGGGCGAAGTATGTAAC
It encodes the following:
- a CDS encoding alpha/beta hydrolase, with amino-acid sequence MSHHKEGTFQGVGKLELYYQSWYPEGKVKAILAIVHGLGAHSDRYDNVTQHLIPKEYAVYSFDLRGHGRSPGQQGHINSWSEFREDLRAFLEFIKTQQPGSPIFLLGHSLGSVIVLDYTLRYPQEASALQGVITLAPALGKVGVSKIRLLIGKLLSRVWPRFTLNTGLDVSAASRDEKILAAYAQDSLRHTRASARLATEFLTTVDWVNAHVADWQLPLLILHGGADRVTLPEGGKIFCQRVSCPDKLRIEYPGAYHELQNDLNYQEVLADLENWLERHLPCQTALGGESAKSEFPGS
- a CDS encoding XisI protein; this encodes MEGINYRELVQRILKGHSIHHSNDDTEIQLIFDTDRDHYQVIHLGWEELRRVYGCIIHVDIKDGKIWIQRDGTEVGVANELVTAGVPKQDIVLGFHAPYKRKFTEFAAG
- a CDS encoding XisH family protein, which gives rise to MSAKDIFHNAVRSALEKDNWTITHDPLSIKVDEIEFYVDLGAERILAAQKAGQKIAVEIKSFIGASEISDFYVALGQTLTYRSALRKKHPDRVLYLAISEDIYQDFFVRPFIQEIIAEHRLKLLIFEPIKKEVLLWKE
- a CDS encoding lysophospholipid acyltransferase family protein yields the protein MTSSHQQENNTQSETLPPLTDATIERVKEGVAAAGDRAVRQIIEETLNHLDAINQENSEPRANPGLRRFIMRSLMHTLFQVQVENGERIPQQPAILAVNHLHHIDPLLLLAELPTQPYYYILGDARTLYNKWWKRFILGFAGGVIPLKRVWKEEVAVMRAAKAGREDLVELAAAIEQTVPTGEDIQTLRQIDRIILSILARGDGMILFPEGRLGTAEAQLHLPLKRGTIIYALRGGVPIIPVALIGTHDLYLRKKLTIRVGEPLHFPSTTRPKRQEVDVALETLEKAMLSLLPTNYQEPTGLKLLHYFLNHMLW
- a CDS encoding GNAT family N-acetyltransferase — translated: MYISIRQATIQDTFIVSDILLEAALWLQQRGIPLWRDSEVSPENISEDVANGLFFIAEWAGEPAGTIKFQLEDFLFWPDISQQESAFVHRLAVRRFYSGGKVSSALLTWAIEHAQTLGKLYLRLDCDASRPRLRAVYESFGFRYHSDRQVGDFLVSRYEYEIPPQVG
- a CDS encoding alpha-mannosidase, whose amino-acid sequence is MTPIIPQSQTNLISQAIEQLRSFSQVNLQSTWLYRESEERITDVPPSDLSDWQPVELNAKEHIAWTGGKKVLWLVQKLVLPQDLQGYPLAGLSLRLALVWWADAAEIYVNGKLALEGDLFDSSPRVLLSRGVTPGEEFIVALRLVSPGHCDGALVRSLLIYESNDDNNPDPGFVADELAILQLYLQKFAPEKLDVLVEAVGEVTNRQDAKDAEWGELVKSLRQNLIQSKIQVGLSAHQRCDLKSKIFLLGHAHLDLAWLWPVSETWNAAQNTFESVLKLQADFPELIFCHSTPALYAWVEEHRPDLFSAIQAQVAAGRWEVVGGMWVEPELNLIAGESIVRQLLYGQRYIQQKFGKLSTVVWVPDSFGFCATLPQFFANAGIEYFVTQKLRWNDTTKFDYGAFWWRSPDGSEVFSFMSASIGEAIDPIKMASYALEWQSQTDLPESLWLPGVGDHGGGPTRDMLETAQRWQKSPFFPDLEFTTAEKYLQQIQSEFRIQNSEFRSQNSGVSTNYSPSSPSSPSSPSSPHLPTWNDELYLEFHRGCYTTHADQKRWNRRCEGLLYEAELFATLANISCGVTYPKAEIEAAWKQVLFQQFHDILPGSSITQVYLDALPEWQQVEEVGTKILQESLLAIASHITLPQPPKPNSLPIFIFNSLNWQRSEVVSITLPTPATTTQQWQIYDASGKLLVSQLSQPSTLLFLAPDIPPVGYRLFWLSPSSPSSPSSPSSPPPPEWILENEFLRVIVNPDTGDLSSVFDKTYQREVLSGAGNQLQAFKDSGQYWDAWNIDPNYAQHPLPPTNLLSIEWVEQGAVQNRVRVVRQLGESEFCQDYILQAGSPLLKIYSQVNWQENQVLVKAAFPLNIEADFATYEIPCSAIRRPTKPQTPAEQAKWEVPALRWADLTGEINEGLYGISLLNDCKYGYDAKQNQLRLTLLRSPNWPDPEADRGLHEFTYALYPHTNSWESAHTVRHGYELNTPLQVILNPLPTPQSPLPNPQSPIPTPHSPLPTPDGASFLNLSSENLILMALKPAEDDPEQLILRCYECHGETAELSLQSDLGFRLKSTVDLLERSADTAPEFSSEQQILTIQPWKIATFKVTPATNPKLG
- the mnmE gene encoding tRNA uridine-5-carboxymethylaminomethyl(34) synthesis GTPase MnmE; protein product: MSELFATTGTIAAIATAVVPQQGSVGIVRVSGDQAMSIAQTLFHTPGRQVWQTHRILYGYIRHPQTQQLVDEALLLIMKAPRSYTREDVVEFHCHGGIMAVQQVLQLCLETGARLAQPGEFTLRAFLNGRLDLTQAEGIADLVGAKSPQAAQTALAGLQGKLAQPIRQLRANCLDILAEIEARIDFEEDLPPLDDKVIISEIEKIAAEISRLLATKDKGELLRTGLKVAIVGRPNVGKSSLLNAWSRSDRAIVTDLPGTTRDVVESQLVVGGIPVQVLDTAGIRETTDQVEKIGVERSRRAANAADLVLLTIDAAAGWTEGDEEIYQQVQHRPLILVINKIDLVEQTQRKTLQSKIQNPKSKILTAASQNQGIDALETAILEIIQTGKVKAADMDLAINQRQAAALTQAKISLEQVQATIEQQLPLDFWTIDLRGAIQALGEITGEEVTESILDRIFSKFCIGK